A single window of Nicotiana sylvestris chromosome 3, ASM39365v2, whole genome shotgun sequence DNA harbors:
- the LOC104231006 gene encoding O-fucosyltransferase 20-like yields the protein MGVSKSNKQHQCYIAVPSQIINSLPSSALQTLLEEAPKKKTKTSDPSKLKLLLTNPRFWIFLLFLFAFAGILLNMWLNFDPFSQYPCSISQEKGQISAAPQLSIAAVNEKSIVNEKSSEFWKQPDGLGYRPCLDFSAEYRKVSVEILKDRNKYLMVVVSGGMNQQRNQIVDAVVIARILGAALVVPIFQVNPIWGDESEFSDIFDMDHFKKVLANDVRIVSSLPSIHVMTRPVEEKHTPLHASPQWIRSHYTRKLRRDGVLLLRGLDSRLSKDLPSDLQKLRGKVAFHALRFNPSILELGNKLTERMRSKGPYLALHLRMEKDVWVRTGCLPGLSHEYDEMINNERKHRPDLLTSRSNMTYHDRKLAGLCPLNALEVARLIKALGAPKGARIYWAGGIPLGGKEALQPLTKEFPHFYNKEDLALTGELEPFAKKASLMAAIDYIVSENSDVFMPSHGGNMGHAIQGHRAYAGHKKTITPNKRQMLPHFLNSSLSETEFNRIILDLHKDSLGQPELRKTGRDVTKYPVPECMCNTTTIHSSV from the exons ATGGGTGTATCAAAGAGCAACAAGCAGCATCAATGTTACATTGCAGTGCCATCTCAGATAATTAATTCACTTCCTTCTTCAGCTCTTCAAACTCTACTAGAAGAAGCTCCCAAGAAAAAGACAAAGACTAGTGATCCTTCCAAGTTGAAGCTTTTGCTCACTAATCCAAGATTCTGGATTTTCTTGCTTTTTCTCTTTGCTTTTGCTGGGATATTGTTAAATATGTGGCTCAACTTTGATCCTTTCTCACAATACCCATgttccatttctcaagaaaagGGTCAAATCTCTGCTGCCCCTCAGCTCAGTATTGCTGCTGTGAATGAAAAAAGTATAGTGAATGAAAAGAGTAGTGAGTTCTGGAAGCAACCTGATGGGTTGGGTTACAGGCCTTGTTTGGATTTTAGTGCAGAGTACAGAAAGGTAAGCGTGGAGATTTTGAAGGATAGGAATAAGTATCTAATGGTAGTAGTTTCTGGGGGAATGAATCAGCAGAGAAATCAGATTGTTGATGCTGTTGTCATTGCAAGAATTCTTGGTGCTGCTTTAGTTGTTCCCATTTTCCAAGTCAATCCTATTTGGGGTGATGAAAG TGAGTTTTCTGATATTTTTGACATGGATCATTTCAAAAAAGTTTTGGCAAATGACGTGCGAATAGTTTCATCGCTTCCGTCTATACATGTTATGACAAGGCCAGTGGAGGAGAAACACACTCCTCTCCATGCTTCCCCTCAATGGATACGCTCACATTATACCAGAAAG CTTAGAAGGGATGGAGTTCTTCTTTTGCGAGGTCTTGACTCAAGGCTATCTAAGGATCTACCATCCGATCTTCAGAAACTTCGTGGCAAG GTAGCTTTTCATGCTTTGAGGTTTAACCCATCGATCTTAGAGCTTGGTAACAAACTTACAGAGAGGATGAGGAGCAAGGGACCATATCTTGCTCTTCATTTGCGAATGGAGAAGGACGTGTGGGTGAGGACTGGATGTCTTCCTGGTTTAAGTCACGAGTATGATGAAATGATAAACAATGAGCGGAAGCACAGACCTGACCTCTTAACTTCAAGGTCAAACATGACCTACCATGACAGGAAGCTTGCTGGTCTCTGCCCCTTGAACGCATTGGAAGTTGCAAG GTTGATCAAGGCTCTGGGAGCTCCAAAGGGTGCTAGAATATATTGGGCTGGTGGAATTCCGTTGGGTGGGAAAGAAGCCCTGCAGCCATTGACCAAGGAATTTCCACATTTCTATAACAAAGAGGATCTTGCTTTGACTGGGGAGCTTGAACCATTTGCAAAGAAAGCATCACTTATGGCTGCTATTGACTACATAGTGTCGGAGAACAGCGACGTTTTCATGCCATCTCATGGTGGAAACATGGGCCATGCCATTCAG GGACACAGGGCCTACGCAGGGCACAAAAAGACTATCACTCCTAACAAGAGACAGATGCTCCCACATTTTCTTAACTCATCTCTCTCTGAGACAGAGTTCAACAGAATTATACTGGATTTGCACAAAGATTCGTTAGGTCAGCCGGAACTCAGGAAGACAGGAAGGGATGTTACAAAGTACCCTGTCCCAGAATGCATGTGCAACACTACTACTATCCATTCCTCCGTGTAA